A region of Hymenobacter tibetensis DNA encodes the following proteins:
- a CDS encoding alpha/beta hydrolase encodes MLLLTSCIDSKLMVIDKHSKGRFITVHYATDRTIEPGSSSHYGGDFNGTGKPYYGTAKVLITDGPAKALGTRRQAIRGVYTEGNSEILGINRQDSLEFFRDLRAASSNNEGTALLFVHGFNNSFNDAVKRAAQLTYNIDYMGTTLLYSWPSNTWDKEYLTYAYLEQKVKIPPYVADATAARRSAKYLENYLAQVLDTARVKKLFIVAHSMGTLVLTSALKNLIKDSIIEGKTGRFSKIKEIILAAPDIDLAEFRDDLSQELIKAELNVTIYVSGKDRAIKTSELEVTNNAVRLGGTANGVFIKPPIETVDATSACNDYLIKTQAVRLLGIKIFPPIRISGINHDYFVTKTLVLKDIFILSHFPEHISPDNRGLKTKRVRYSLKPKPDKIQQKWVEQFNKNRGPLPPRAIVTGQLIGYYWMF; translated from the coding sequence TTGTTGCTTCTCACTTCTTGCATTGATAGCAAGTTAATGGTCATCGATAAGCATAGTAAAGGCCGATTTATAACTGTCCACTACGCTACTGATAGGACTATCGAGCCTGGTAGTTCCAGCCATTATGGAGGTGACTTCAATGGAACGGGTAAGCCGTACTACGGAACAGCCAAAGTGCTGATTACTGACGGACCAGCAAAGGCTCTAGGAACGCGCCGGCAAGCGATACGTGGAGTTTATACAGAGGGTAATTCAGAAATTTTAGGTATTAACCGACAAGACAGTTTAGAATTCTTTCGAGACCTGCGCGCTGCAAGCAGCAATAATGAAGGTACTGCCTTGCTATTTGTTCACGGCTTCAACAATTCTTTCAATGACGCCGTGAAGCGTGCTGCCCAGTTGACTTATAATATAGATTATATGGGTACTACCTTATTATATAGTTGGCCATCAAACACATGGGATAAAGAGTATTTGACATATGCATATTTAGAACAAAAAGTAAAAATTCCCCCTTATGTCGCTGATGCCACTGCGGCTAGGAGGAGTGCCAAGTACCTTGAAAATTACTTAGCGCAAGTGTTAGACACGGCCCGAGTCAAAAAGCTTTTTATTGTAGCGCACAGCATGGGCACACTTGTCTTAACTAGCGCACTTAAAAACCTTATAAAAGACAGCATAATTGAGGGCAAAACCGGCCGATTTTCTAAAATAAAGGAAATAATTCTAGCCGCGCCTGATATTGATTTAGCTGAATTTCGAGATGACCTTTCACAAGAATTGATAAAGGCTGAGTTAAATGTAACAATATATGTTTCAGGAAAGGACCGAGCAATTAAAACATCAGAGCTAGAAGTCACAAACAATGCAGTGCGTCTTGGCGGAACAGCTAATGGCGTATTCATCAAACCTCCCATCGAAACAGTTGATGCAACATCAGCTTGTAATGATTACCTCATTAAAACACAAGCTGTACGCCTCCTTGGTATCAAAATCTTCCCACCCATACGTATTTCAGGTATAAACCATGATTATTTTGTTACCAAAACATTAGTTTTGAAAGACATATTTATTTTATCTCATTTCCCCGAACACATTTCCCCTGATAATCGTGGCCTTAAAACGAAGAGGGTACGTTACAGCTTGAAACCCAAACCAGACAAGATCCAGCAGAAATGGGTTGAACAATTCAATAAGAACAGGGGGCCATTACCCCCGCGCGCTATTGTTACAGGGCAGCTGATAGGGTACTATTGGATGTTTTAA
- a CDS encoding recombinase family protein, with protein sequence MNEFAIHVLVSVAMKEAKAISTRTKESLAAKKARGFMLSNPENFTDTPPGHCMGGVKAECAGGSGQ encoded by the coding sequence ATGAATGAGTTTGCCATTCACGTACTGGTTTCTGTGGCCATGAAAGAAGCGAAAGCCATTTCCACCCGGACGAAAGAATCGCTGGCGGCCAAGAAGGCGCGGGGCTTTATGCTAAGCAACCCCGAGAACTTTACTGATACCCCCCCTGGCCATTGTATGGGCGGTGTTAAAGCAGAATGCGCTGGAGGCAGTGGCCAATAA